The following is a genomic window from Actinomycetota bacterium.
AGCTCGCCCCGGAGCATCTCGACCCCTCGATGGCGCTCTGGTCCTGGTGTCAGGGATACGTCAATGCACACGTGCTGCCCAAACAGCGAGTCGTCGTGCGGTTCGAGTTCCTTCAGCGCCCGAAGCGGACGCTGTGGATCCTTTTCGAGAACGGGAGCGGTGAGGTCTGCCAGAAGAACCCTGGATTCGAGGAGGATCTCGTCGTCACGGCCGACCCCGAGTGGTTCATCAAGTGGCATATGGGACGGGTCTCGTGGCAGCAAGCGGTCCGCGAAGGGCGTATCACCGTTGAAGGACGGCGGGATCTTGCGCGCGCGCTGCCGACGTGGAACCTGCGTTCGCGCTTCCAGGCCATCAAGCCGAGGTTCTCATCGCATCTTCCTCGCCGCTCGATGGCTGAGGCTTAAAGGGCGCCGAGTTCGGACCACCGGTCATTGCTCTCACCGCTTTCTGGATCGAGCGAGGAAGCCGGAGGCGCTCGCGGTTGAGGCCGCGCATCGCAGGCATGACGTTCACCCAGCCCGAGTCATCAGGACACAGCGCGCCGTGCTCGGCCGCCTCTCATGGGTTCAATGAGGTTTGAGATCAATCTGGTCTCAACGCTGCGCCGGCAATGATCGGTGGGCTGCTGCAGGCAAGAACGTTTCCGCAGGTAGCGGAGGCGCAAGGGTGAGAGGGCGGAAGTAATCGAACCACCCGCCGGCTCGTCGCCGTCGCACCGGTTTTTAAGGGGCTCCAAGCTCATTCAATACGCAAGCTGCGAATGGTTGAAGCGCGTTGTCGCACGTTAGAACGGATGCGCGGTACGGCTGCGTCCGATGGGACGGAACGGCACGTCGCGGTTTCGGGTCAGTTCTCGGTTCAGCGTCGGCTTCCTCATCGGTGTTGATAACCCGCGAGCCATTAGCCATCCAAACGGAGCGCCACGCGGACGGGCCGCAAGCCGGCGCCCTTCAAGCCCTGACCTTCTCCCCGGGCGTTCAGCCGTCCGGTACATCCGTTCATCCGCGGTGAACGCCTGACTGATGTCTGCGGGAAGGAGTGGAGATGAAGAGCAGGGTCTGGAGATCTCTATCCCTCTGTGCGGTTCTCGCGTTTGCCGGGAGCAGCCCATCGGCCGGAGCGAGCACGTCGCCACTCGATCGGGAGGTCCTCGATCGCATCGCGTTCTCATCCAGCCGCACTGGCACCGCTCAGATCTACGTGATGAACGAGGACGGATCCGGCCAGACACGCCTCACCGATAGCGCGCCCTTCGACGACATGCAGCCGGCGTGGTCTCCGGACGGCACCCGCGTCGCTTTCACCCGGGGGATCGTCTACCAGTCGGCGAACCTGGTCGCGTCGAGAATCGTGGTCATGGACGCGGGCGGCGGAAACGAGGTCGTTGTGGCGGACGAGCCGGGTGTCAACGTCCGGCCGGCATGGTCCCCCGACGGGAAGCGTCTCCTCTACGGCCACGGCATAAACCCATCCCCCCTCGACGTCTGGGTGATGAACGCCGACGGCAGCGACAAGCACGCCGTCACGACGAGTGGAGATGCCTATCCCGCGGCCTGGTCGCCGGACGGATCACAGATCGTCTTCGGTACCCAAGCTCTCGACATCTGGGTCATGGACGACGATGGCGCCAACCAGACTCGGCTGACGACGACTGCCGACAATTACACGCCGAACTGGGCGCCATCCGACCGCATCGTCTTCACGTCGACGCGCGACGGTGGAGGCAGGCAGGTCTACTCCATGGAACCCGACGGGACGGACCAGACGCGCCTGGTGGAAGACGGGGCCGAGAACAAGTTCCCGGCGTGGTCTCCTGATGGATCGCGGATCGCGTACTCGAGATCGACGATCCCTTGCGTCGGTGCGGCATGCAATCTCATCGGCGGCTACGAGATCTACGTGATGAACGCCGACGGCTCGAGCCAGACCCGGATCACGAACACAAACCCGCCGGGGCGGGAGTTCGGCGAGAGTTACCCGGCCTACGCCCCCCGGACGGGCGGCCTCCTCACAGGCCGTCACGCGAAAACGTCGACGCTCGCGGCCGTGGGGCTCGGCCTGGCTGCGACCGGATGGGACCCTGGTCCATCTGCGTTGCTCGGGACCGCTCTCGTCGTGGGAGGATTTGGGCTACGACGTTCCGGGCTATCGAAACGTGCTCGAAACGTCCCTAATATCCGGGCGTGACGATCTTCGGCTTCGAGGTTCCCGGCGCTGTATTGGTGCTCGGGGCGATCACCGGCATGGCCTACGGTCTTCTCGCCGTCGGCCTCGTGCTCGTCTACCGGGCCAACCGGATCGTCAACTTCGCGCACGGGGAAGCGGGGGCATTCGGCGCGGCGATCATGGCCTTGGCCGTCTTCCGTTGGCGGCTGCCCTGGCTGGCGGCCTTTCCGTTGGGCTTGGCATCCGGCGCGGGAGCGGCGCTGGTCGTCGAGCTGGCCGTCGTGCGTCGCCTCCGGAACGCGCCGCGCCTCGTAGGCATGGTTGCCACCCTTGGCTTCGCGCAGTTCCTTCCGCTGTTGGCGTTCGCTCTCACGGGATCACTGCCCGGCGCCGCTCTGCCCGATCCGCCGTTCCTTCCGGCCTTCGATGTGGGCGCGCTGCACGTATCGCCATCGGCGACCGGCGTACTGCTTCTCGCCCCGTTGGCGGCGATCGGCCTCGCGCTGCTCCTCGGGCGCACGTCGCTGGGTACGGCGATGCGAGCTTCTGCAGCCAGCCCTGCGGCCGTCCGCACCCTGGGGATCCATCCCGGGCGGATGTCGGCGCTGACGTGGATGCTGGCAGGAGGCCTGTCCGCATTCACGGCGATCCTGGTTTTTGCCGCCCGCGACCTCGGGGCGATCCAGCAATCGCTCGGGCTGACCCTGCTCCTGCGTGCGCTGGCGGCGGGACTCCTCGCTCGCATGTCCAGCCTCTCGGGCGCCTTGGCTGCCGGAGTCGGGATCGGCGTTCTCGAGCAGGTCCTCCGGTGGAACCTCGAGGGCGGTGGGACGGTCGAGCTTACGCTCGGCGTCGTCGTCCTGGGAGCGGTGGTCGTACGCCGCATGGCCGGTCCGGCCGGTGTCCGCGAAGGCGCCGCGTGGGCGGCGGTTGTCCCCTGGCCTCCGCTCCCGGCCGACGTCCGCCCTACCTGGCTTGTTCGCCATAGGTCCATCCTGATCGGCGCCGGCGCCTTCTCGATGGCCCTGACAGCCGGCCTTCTGACCTCAGCCGAAACCGCAACCATCCTGAGCGGAGTCGCCGCACTGGCGATCATCGCTCTGTCGGTGGGGCTCCTCTCCGGCCTCGCCGGTCAGCTCAGCCTCGGTCAGTTCGCTCTGGCGGGAGTGGGCGCCACCGTCTCCGCCCTGATCGCCCGGCGAACCGGCAACTACGTGTTGGCCTTCGCCGCAGCCGGTTGTGCGGCGGCCGTGGTATCCATGATGCTCGGCGCTGCCGCGTCCCGACTCCGCGGCCTCGCCCTGCCGGTGCTCACGCTTGCATTCGCAGCTGTGGTTCACGTGTGGCTGCTTGAGCAACCGTGGATGCTGGGCGAGGGTCTGGCTCCCGGCCGGCCGGTCATCGCGGGCTACCCGCTCGACACCGGCCGGCGGTACTTCGTGTTCGCGTTGGTGGTGCTTGCGGCGGCCGTATGGGTATGCGCGCGCGTCCGCCACGGCTCGATGGGGAGGGCGTTCGTGGCGCTGCGCGACAACGAGGACGAGGCCCGGGCCTTCGGGGTGCGAGCCACGCACCGTGCGCTGCAGGCGTCGGCGCTGGCCGGGGCACTCGCGGGTGTAGGCGGCGCGGTTCTCGGCCACGGCCTGTCGCTTCTTACTCCCGGCGCCTTCCAACCGGTCGGGGGGATCGAGGTGGTGGCCATGGCCGTGGTGGGCGG
Proteins encoded in this region:
- a CDS encoding ATP-binding cassette domain-containing protein, with amino-acid sequence MTIFGFEVPGAVLVLGAITGMAYGLLAVGLVLVYRANRIVNFAHGEAGAFGAAIMALAVFRWRLPWLAAFPLGLASGAGAALVVELAVVRRLRNAPRLVGMVATLGFAQFLPLLAFALTGSLPGAALPDPPFLPAFDVGALHVSPSATGVLLLAPLAAIGLALLLGRTSLGTAMRASAASPAAVRTLGIHPGRMSALTWMLAGGLSAFTAILVFAARDLGAIQQSLGLTLLLRALAAGLLARMSSLSGALAAGVGIGVLEQVLRWNLEGGGTVELTLGVVVLGAVVVRRMAGPAGVREGAAWAAVVPWPPLPADVRPTWLVRHRSILIGAGAFSMALTAGLLTSAETATILSGVAALAIIALSVGLLSGLAGQLSLGQFALAGVGATVSALIARRTGNYVLAFAAAGCAAAVVSMMLGAAASRLRGLALPVLTLAFAAVVHVWLLEQPWMLGEGLAPGRPVIAGYPLDTGRRYFVFALVVLAAAVWVCARVRHGSMGRAFVALRDNEDEARAFGVRATHRALQASALAGALAGVGGAVLGHGLSLLTPGAFQPVGGIEVVAMAVVGGLGTLAGPVVGALYIRGVPSLVDLDAAGLAATAFGWLVLLLYLPSGLAGLFSGARDRLFARLPRTPVPPARPAVLARASSPTASPLLVATGLAKNFGGVRAVDGVSLLVDAGEAVALIGPNGAGKSTLLDVLSGFVRPDTGTVLFGGDELSRHPPEERARRGMVRSFQHPLLFPTLTVLEAVAVAAGTRRIDDVLDLLALVGLDAHRQVPVRELSTGMRRLAELSCVLARRPRLLLLDEPSAGIAQAEREGLVQLLLDVRRETGAGLVVVEHDIPLVRRLADRIVVMAGGRILADGSPDDVTSDPAVVGVYFGVAT
- a CDS encoding winged helix-turn-helix transcriptional regulator, which translates into the protein MKGFSQYCPIARGAEIFAERWTPIIVRNLFVGCQTFTEIERGAPGISRTLLAQRLRQLERVGVVERIPARNGRGPRYLLTESGEELGQVCVRLGEWGARWLELAPEHLDPSMALWSWCQGYVNAHVLPKQRVVVRFEFLQRPKRTLWILFENGSGEVCQKNPGFEEDLVVTADPEWFIKWHMGRVSWQQAVREGRITVEGRRDLARALPTWNLRSRFQAIKPRFSSHLPRRSMAEA